Proteins encoded together in one Drosophila albomicans strain 15112-1751.03 chromosome 2R, ASM965048v2, whole genome shotgun sequence window:
- the LOC117576092 gene encoding EF-hand domain-containing protein D2 homolog, which produces MSSLPNIVLPSPDTADNHRDGIGDSFPEKLPSPCNSKEHFFDISEGSSNASCPSFKAISKAWKTREKTPSSMRLESILDDIKVDEMAASHEAEAVTNNPAKCLSLCVMMEGRSLQLTDSSEESIPKREMKIPQRYFDPEEIRQAFAIFKLCDENNDSFIELPELKLALERLSVPQTHLAAKEIMAEVVGENETKMNFCQFLLTYAATMENRKREVNTLKRAYPELGTSTDSVDVSEVGVKGAKLFFEAKIAEKLPPPTI; this is translated from the coding sequence ATGTCGTCGCTGCCCAACATCGTGCTGCCATCTCCAGATACAGCAGATAATCATCGTGATGGCATCGGAGATAGCTTTCCAGAAAAGCTGCCCAGTCCTTGCAACTCCAAGGAGCATTTCTTTGATATATCCGAGGGATCATCCAATGCTTCGTGCCCATCGTTTAAAGCCATTAGCAAAGCATGGAAGACGCGCGAGAAGACGCCATCGAGTATGCGTCTAGAAAGCATCTTGGATGACATTAAAGTAGATGAAATGGCAGCTTCAcacgaagctgaagctgttaCCAATAATCCAGCTAAATGTCTATCTTTGTGCGTCATGATGGAAGGTCGATCGTTGCAACTCACCGACAGCAGCGAGGAAAGTATTCCGAAGAGAGAAATGAAGATTCCACAGCGATACTTTGACCCCGAAGAAATACGTCAGGCCTTTGCCATCTTCAAGCTTTGCGATGAGAATAACGATAGTTTTATTGAGCTTCCCGAACTGAAGCTGGCCTTAGAGCGTCTCTCGGTGCCCCAAACACATTTGGCTGCGAAGGAAATCATGGCGGAGGTTGTGGGtgaaaacgaaacaaaaatgaatttctgTCAATTCCTACTCACATATGCAGCGACAATGGAGAATCGTAAAAGAGAAGTGAACACACTGAAACGTGCGTACCCGGAACTTGGCACTTCAACGGATTCGGTTGATGTTTCCGAGGTGGGCGTAAAAGGAGCAAAGTTGTTCTTTGAAGCCAAAATAGCAGAGAAGTTGCCGCCACCAACCATATAG